From one Novosphingobium sp. genomic stretch:
- a CDS encoding TIGR01777 family oxidoreductase — translation MVNLNTLPSSAPPISSIPATADGLAGVVKGQRWMLVTGGTGFVGRHLVAALTAQGHGVIVLSRNRARARQVFPDQRVRVIASLDEIAGDEPIDAIINLAGEPIGDRPWTRRRRLRLLLSRLRTTRRLIGLIARLDHRPDVLISGSAVGWYGAWDETALTESSPAHDGFSHTLCEAWEREARKAEGFGIRTVLLRTGLVLDRGGGMLARMVPAFRLGLGASLGNGRQFMSWIHRDDLVRLIAHAIADPALVGPLNATAPNPATNRQFSKALAKAVHHPLWFRAPAGLLRVLMGDMAQELLLTGQRVLPQAALTSNFHFRYSDIGEALQRSL, via the coding sequence ATGGTCAATCTGAACACGCTGCCTTCGTCGGCACCACCAATTTCCTCCATCCCAGCAACCGCAGATGGGTTGGCTGGGGTGGTGAAGGGGCAGCGCTGGATGCTGGTTACTGGTGGCACCGGCTTTGTCGGACGGCATCTCGTGGCGGCGCTCACGGCGCAAGGCCATGGTGTGATCGTGCTGTCGCGCAACCGCGCAAGAGCCAGGCAGGTGTTTCCCGATCAGCGCGTACGCGTCATAGCATCGCTGGACGAGATCGCTGGAGACGAACCCATCGATGCCATCATCAATCTGGCGGGCGAGCCGATAGGTGATAGGCCGTGGACGAGGCGGCGGCGGTTGCGGCTACTCCTCTCCCGGTTGCGGACCACCCGTCGGCTTATCGGCCTGATAGCCCGCCTGGATCACCGGCCCGACGTGCTGATCAGTGGCTCGGCCGTGGGCTGGTATGGCGCATGGGATGAGACAGCCTTGACGGAAAGCAGCCCGGCGCATGACGGCTTCTCGCACACGCTGTGCGAGGCATGGGAAAGGGAGGCCCGCAAGGCAGAAGGCTTCGGGATACGCACGGTTTTGCTTCGAACGGGTCTGGTGTTGGACCGGGGTGGTGGGATGTTGGCCCGGATGGTGCCGGCATTTCGGCTCGGACTAGGGGCAAGTCTGGGTAACGGGCGCCAATTTATGAGCTGGATTCACCGCGACGATTTGGTCCGGCTGATTGCTCATGCCATTGCCGACCCGGCTTTAGTGGGACCGCTCAATGCTACGGCGCCTAACCCCGCAACCAATCGTCAGTTTTCTAAAGCATTGGCGAAGGCGGTGCACCACCCGTTATGGTTTCGCGCTCCCGCCGGGCTTCTTCGGGTACTGATGGGAGACATGGCGCAAGAGCTGCTGCTGACAGGGCAGCGGGTTCTACCCCAAGCTGCGCTGACCAGTAATTTCCATTTCAGGTACAGCGACATCGGCGAAGCCTTACAGCGAAGCCTCTGA
- a CDS encoding CBASS cGAMP synthase, whose protein sequence is MTLANAHALFCGLKSEPSYLANLAIDELERKGLMDARRQIRSALKDAAKAMTFSDDYWQDSHTRQIMARNHATIQIKFMTQGSFAYKTLNAPAQKPNQEIDLDDGMYVPVHFLSNGEPALAAKGLFRFVEQTLLPLCRDNGWTLDISKENCVRVKLWPGAHVDIPIYSVPQDQFEEIVEAIALESVNFADSMRGMARDAKPKLKRLPTDKIMLAQRDGTWIQSDPKQLHDWVMARVERYGPVYQRLCRFFKGWRDFEWAKPRLSSICIMCAVDEALRRMNGYPTDQRDDELIMNVAKLLPEIFDGTIPNPVIKDLCLNSWDDDVKAEILAKVRAFRDEVVTALEHTGDARIVVETFRRKFGDRIRYRPDAVKINSKIEAIRKAPAATVAAPVIIPSTSG, encoded by the coding sequence ATGACGCTAGCAAACGCACATGCCCTTTTTTGCGGGCTCAAATCCGAGCCCAGCTATCTGGCAAACTTGGCCATTGATGAGCTGGAACGCAAGGGGCTCATGGACGCACGGCGGCAAATCCGGTCTGCGCTCAAAGATGCTGCAAAAGCCATGACGTTCAGCGATGACTATTGGCAAGATTCGCATACCCGGCAGATCATGGCGCGCAACCACGCCACGATCCAGATCAAGTTCATGACGCAGGGCAGTTTTGCATACAAGACGCTCAACGCTCCTGCCCAAAAGCCGAATCAAGAAATCGACCTCGATGATGGCATGTATGTGCCGGTGCACTTCCTCTCCAATGGCGAGCCCGCCCTCGCCGCGAAAGGTTTGTTCCGTTTCGTGGAGCAAACGCTTCTCCCGCTTTGCCGTGACAATGGATGGACCCTCGACATCAGCAAGGAAAATTGCGTCAGAGTGAAGCTCTGGCCTGGTGCTCATGTGGACATCCCGATTTATTCCGTTCCGCAGGATCAGTTCGAAGAAATCGTGGAAGCCATCGCGTTGGAAAGCGTTAATTTCGCTGACAGCATGCGGGGAATGGCAAGGGATGCAAAACCCAAACTAAAGAGGTTGCCAACGGACAAGATCATGTTGGCACAGCGCGACGGCACGTGGATCCAGTCTGATCCCAAGCAATTGCACGACTGGGTGATGGCTCGCGTCGAAAGGTATGGGCCCGTGTATCAGCGCCTCTGCCGCTTCTTCAAGGGATGGCGAGATTTTGAATGGGCCAAACCGCGGCTGTCGTCGATCTGCATCATGTGCGCTGTTGATGAAGCGCTGCGCCGCATGAATGGCTACCCCACCGATCAACGCGATGACGAACTCATCATGAACGTGGCCAAGCTCCTCCCCGAGATTTTCGACGGCACGATTCCCAATCCCGTCATCAAGGATCTGTGCCTCAATTCATGGGATGACGATGTGAAAGCCGAAATTCTCGCGAAAGTGAGAGCTTTTAGGGACGAGGTGGTCACTGCACTCGAGCATACCGGTGATGCCCGCATCGTCGTTGAAACGTTTCGCAGGAAGTTTGGAGATCGTATCCGCTATCGCCCGGATGCAGTGAAGATCAATTCCAAGATCGAGGCAATCCGAAAGGCCCCGGCGGCAACTGTCGCCGCCCCCGTGATCATTCCCTCAACATCCGGATGA
- a CDS encoding ThiF family adenylyltransferase: protein MTRHEALWRIHETLKGLSFREVGPGAADYEGTIKVHGKPVDIRLSIPDVRFGTKPQITLLNRLQVPLELLAHIETDSGICYASGAGLPLDLYRPGEAILRVLDEAKRTLELSFKDGARREIIDEYQSYWYPQRYINCFLPRKATAQIVKAKMFRATNGKGSTVRCLAEEPMLTGYHPTILNSAEVWYTDKPIRPAGKLNAPSTLEELKVWLNAQLGLSVDRSARGFEVLARCEALFIAAPNAFVGVKIILPSDLQAGVERGSIRVKALPGLLRTRAAAIQLERLSAVWCSIEDVVDRNNNAVRNLRDLSIALVGCGTIGSHLARMLVQSGAGIAGRFSLYDNQRLSEGNIGRHLLGFADIGKPKASALKAELQRFHPQVKVAAYHEDALNAWPHIADHDLVIDATGEWNIQSALNEQFLEDDNPRIKALLHTWVFMNGAGAQSFLNLRDEHACFRCLKPEFDGPWRFPAGNEKDELNLQPASCGDGAFVPFGVDASMMAASLALRAAMDWANGHTGARLRTVPVDYERGRYHRPITPDPSPRCPACAPRRVRK from the coding sequence ATGACACGGCATGAAGCTCTCTGGCGTATCCACGAGACACTCAAGGGGCTGAGCTTTCGCGAGGTTGGTCCAGGCGCCGCCGATTATGAGGGAACGATCAAGGTTCACGGTAAACCCGTGGATATCAGGCTGTCGATCCCAGATGTGCGTTTCGGGACGAAGCCACAGATCACGCTGCTGAATAGGTTGCAAGTTCCCCTTGAGCTTTTAGCCCACATCGAAACCGACAGCGGAATCTGCTATGCATCGGGCGCAGGCCTTCCGCTCGACCTCTACCGGCCCGGCGAAGCAATTTTGAGAGTGCTCGATGAAGCGAAGCGAACCCTCGAATTATCGTTCAAGGATGGTGCGCGGCGCGAAATTATCGATGAATATCAAAGCTATTGGTATCCCCAGCGCTATATCAATTGCTTCCTGCCTCGCAAGGCTACTGCCCAGATCGTCAAGGCCAAGATGTTTCGAGCAACGAATGGGAAGGGTAGCACCGTCCGGTGCCTCGCCGAGGAGCCGATGCTGACCGGATATCACCCCACAATCCTGAATTCAGCAGAGGTCTGGTATACGGATAAGCCGATCAGACCTGCTGGGAAACTCAATGCACCTTCGACGCTGGAAGAACTGAAAGTATGGCTCAATGCGCAGCTTGGGCTATCGGTGGATCGCTCGGCACGAGGCTTTGAGGTTCTAGCCAGATGCGAAGCCTTGTTCATAGCCGCTCCAAATGCCTTTGTAGGTGTGAAAATCATTCTTCCTTCGGACCTGCAGGCAGGCGTCGAAAGAGGTTCTATTCGAGTAAAAGCTTTACCAGGTTTGTTGCGCACTCGGGCGGCGGCCATCCAGCTTGAGCGACTATCGGCAGTTTGGTGTAGCATCGAGGACGTCGTGGATCGGAATAACAATGCTGTGCGGAACCTGCGAGATCTCTCAATCGCCTTGGTGGGGTGTGGCACCATCGGCAGTCACCTGGCTCGCATGCTGGTTCAAAGCGGGGCGGGGATTGCTGGCCGTTTTAGCCTCTATGACAACCAGAGGCTGAGTGAAGGCAACATCGGGCGTCATCTTCTCGGGTTTGCAGATATTGGTAAACCCAAAGCAAGCGCCCTCAAAGCAGAACTTCAACGATTCCACCCTCAGGTGAAGGTGGCGGCATATCACGAGGATGCCCTTAATGCGTGGCCTCACATTGCCGACCATGACCTGGTGATCGACGCCACCGGGGAATGGAATATTCAGTCCGCCCTCAACGAGCAATTTCTCGAAGATGATAACCCCAGGATCAAAGCTCTCCTCCACACCTGGGTTTTTATGAACGGCGCAGGCGCACAGAGTTTTCTTAATTTGCGCGACGAACATGCTTGTTTTCGATGCCTCAAGCCGGAATTTGATGGTCCGTGGCGGTTTCCTGCGGGCAATGAGAAAGACGAATTGAACCTTCAGCCCGCGAGTTGCGGTGATGGCGCATTCGTACCCTTTGGCGTGGATGCCTCTATGATGGCCGCTAGCCTCGCACTACGCGCAGCCATGGATTGGGCTAACGGCCATACCGGCGCAAGGCTACGTACTGTTCCAGTGGACTACGAACGGGGGCGCTACCACCGCCCCATCACCCCAGATCCCTCTCCCCGCTGCCCGGCTTGCGCGCCCAGACGAGTGCGCAAATGA
- a CDS encoding Mov34/MPN/PAD-1 family protein: protein MTCVLLPHKLVERIRAHVRTTSSVNEQGGLLLGYRKPGAIELSDVTFPNRWDHGSATRFHRSQRGHRMKALREWLKSGRTAGWIGEWHTHPGGRAIPSSVDLQSWREVTRHQGQPMVFMIFSDRETYVGLHDGKQIRLLSAVERDKDGTLFV from the coding sequence ATGACTTGCGTTCTGCTGCCTCACAAACTTGTCGAGCGCATCCGTGCCCATGTTCGAACCACATCATCTGTAAACGAGCAAGGTGGTTTGCTGCTCGGATACCGCAAGCCAGGCGCAATCGAGCTTAGTGACGTTACTTTCCCCAACCGCTGGGACCATGGTTCAGCAACCCGTTTCCACCGCTCACAACGCGGGCATCGCATGAAAGCGTTAAGGGAATGGCTCAAGTCTGGGCGGACGGCGGGTTGGATTGGTGAATGGCATACTCATCCCGGCGGCCGCGCCATTCCGTCGTCCGTCGACCTCCAGAGTTGGCGTGAAGTGACCCGACACCAAGGGCAACCCATGGTCTTTATGATTTTCAGCGATCGTGAAACGTATGTTGGGCTCCATGACGGGAAGCAAATCCGCCTGTTAAGCGCTGTCGAGCGCGATAAAGATGGCACACTTTTCGTTTAG